The following are encoded together in the Adhaeribacter arboris genome:
- a CDS encoding ABC transporter permease, whose amino-acid sequence MWYNYLKIAFRNLLRHKLFSFINIFGLAVGMAACLLIVQYVRHEWSYEDFHKNATNVYRVTLDSYKGSEFVVTDAETYRPLGPTLKAEMPEVREFVRMHEYFGKEFGTPGRSFIENRVYVADPSVFKVFTHSFIYGDPATALSAPFQVVITESTAKKYFGHTNVLGKLLQLSRYTEKNNLIIAGVIADVPPNTHLKFDILIAFPTLKQWGESFDSWESNNDYTYLLLAPNTQLQAFNQKLFTFSKKRLKAEIVVAEPLKSIHLYSHKSYEPEENGNAGTVYFLLGIAFIIIIIAWINYVNLATARAVGRAKEVGIRKVIGSSRLSLVKQFMLESFVVNALAALFTLGLLSQGLVAFRVVTGIPLTSFSDAVFWGIFCGLLLVGSLLSGIYPAFVLAAFKTVNVLKGKFSHSVHGLWLRKGLVIGQFAATILVIVAAFTIHRQISFMRQQDLGMNLNQVLVVRAPQALGPDSLSRNLGASFKNELLRNPEIKMVSNVGSLPGLDVNDLNSTSIMPYGTSSGQTGYTYYHFAIDADFIPVLDLEIIAGRNFLADRQNQNEIIVNEESVRLLGYQTAAEAIGKRTTFKTDDKMPYSIIVGVVKNYHHHSLKNAFIPLIFRYYPYTNNYIALRLNSPNIPGALKKVEATWQTLYPGKAFSYFFLDDKFDQQYRADQQLNLIFTFFSGIAILLACLGLFGLAFFTIVQRTKEIGIRKVLGASLSSILFLLSKDYIKLILIANVLALPLAWWGMYSWLQNYAFRIPLTAWIFVIPAIIILMIALLTVSTQTIKIALANPVDALRNE is encoded by the coding sequence ATGTGGTACAATTATTTAAAAATTGCTTTCCGGAACTTGCTGCGGCACAAACTGTTTTCGTTCATCAACATCTTTGGGTTGGCCGTGGGCATGGCGGCTTGTCTGCTCATTGTGCAGTATGTCCGGCACGAATGGAGCTACGAAGATTTTCATAAAAACGCAACTAACGTTTACCGCGTAACGCTTGATTCTTACAAGGGTTCTGAATTTGTAGTTACCGATGCGGAAACGTACCGGCCTTTAGGCCCGACTTTAAAAGCCGAAATGCCCGAAGTCCGGGAATTTGTCCGGATGCACGAATATTTCGGCAAAGAATTCGGCACTCCGGGCCGTTCGTTCATCGAGAACCGGGTATATGTAGCCGACCCTTCTGTTTTTAAGGTGTTTACTCACTCATTTATCTACGGCGACCCGGCTACTGCCTTATCCGCCCCGTTCCAGGTAGTTATTACCGAATCCACCGCTAAAAAGTATTTTGGGCACACTAACGTGCTCGGAAAATTGCTGCAGCTTTCCCGGTACACCGAAAAGAATAATCTGATTATTGCGGGCGTAATCGCCGATGTGCCGCCCAATACGCACCTGAAGTTTGATATTTTAATCGCGTTTCCAACCCTGAAACAATGGGGCGAATCTTTTGATAGTTGGGAATCTAACAACGATTATACTTATTTGCTGCTAGCGCCAAATACTCAATTACAGGCTTTTAATCAGAAATTATTTACTTTTTCGAAAAAACGGTTAAAGGCCGAAATAGTTGTTGCGGAGCCGCTTAAAAGTATTCATTTGTATTCGCATAAGAGCTACGAACCCGAAGAAAACGGAAACGCCGGAACCGTATATTTCCTGCTGGGTATTGCCTTTATTATTATAATAATTGCCTGGATTAATTACGTGAATTTAGCTACGGCCCGAGCCGTGGGGCGGGCCAAAGAAGTAGGCATCCGGAAAGTAATTGGCTCTTCCCGGCTTAGTTTAGTAAAGCAGTTTATGCTGGAATCTTTCGTGGTAAATGCGCTAGCGGCTTTGTTTACCTTGGGTTTACTAAGCCAGGGATTAGTAGCTTTTCGCGTCGTAACCGGTATTCCGCTCACTAGTTTCTCGGATGCGGTTTTCTGGGGTATTTTTTGCGGCTTATTATTAGTTGGTTCTTTGCTGTCGGGTATTTATCCGGCGTTTGTGCTGGCCGCTTTTAAAACGGTAAATGTTTTAAAAGGCAAATTCAGCCACTCCGTTCATGGCCTTTGGCTACGAAAAGGCTTAGTAATAGGGCAGTTTGCGGCCACCATTCTGGTTATAGTGGCCGCATTTACCATTCACCGGCAGATTTCTTTTATGCGGCAACAGGATTTAGGCATGAACCTAAACCAAGTGCTGGTCGTGCGGGCGCCGCAAGCCTTAGGTCCTGATTCGCTTAGTCGAAATCTCGGAGCAAGCTTTAAAAATGAGCTGTTGCGTAACCCGGAAATAAAAATGGTTTCTAATGTCGGATCGTTACCGGGCTTAGACGTAAACGATTTAAATTCTACGAGTATAATGCCCTACGGCACTTCGAGTGGGCAAACCGGTTATACGTACTATCATTTTGCTATTGATGCCGACTTTATTCCTGTCCTGGATTTAGAAATCATTGCCGGCCGTAATTTTCTGGCGGATCGCCAAAATCAAAACGAAATTATTGTAAACGAAGAATCGGTCCGGCTACTAGGCTACCAAACTGCTGCCGAAGCAATAGGTAAGCGCACTACATTTAAAACGGATGATAAAATGCCCTACTCCATTATAGTTGGAGTGGTTAAAAACTATCACCATCATTCCTTAAAAAATGCCTTTATCCCTTTAATATTTCGGTACTACCCGTATACTAACAACTATATAGCCCTGCGCCTAAATAGCCCGAATATACCCGGAGCGCTAAAAAAGGTGGAAGCTACCTGGCAGACTCTTTATCCGGGTAAAGCTTTTTCTTATTTTTTCCTCGACGACAAGTTTGACCAGCAGTACCGGGCAGACCAGCAATTGAACCTCATTTTTACTTTTTTCTCGGGTATCGCCATTTTATTGGCCTGTTTGGGCTTATTTGGGCTGGCTTTCTTTACCATTGTGCAACGCACCAAAGAGATTGGTATCCGCAAAGTACTGGGCGCGTCCCTGAGCAGTATTCTGTTTTTATTATCTAAAGATTACATAAAGTTAATTCTGATAGCGAATGTTCTGGCTTTACCGCTGGCCTGGTGGGGCATGTACTCCTGGCTGCAGAATTACGCTTTCCGCATCCCGCTTACCGCTTGGATATTTGTTATTCCGGCCATTATTATTTTAATGATTGCCTTGCTAACGGTGAGTACGCAGACTATTAAAATTGCTTTAGCCAACCCGGTAGATGCGTTGCGCAACGAGTAA
- a CDS encoding ABC transporter permease produces the protein MLKNYLKIAFRNLLRHKGYSFINIAGLAVGIACCTFILLFVQDELSFEKNHRKAKNIYRLTITVDNSGTLEKAGITSPAIAPQLKQDFPEVKQFVRFLSTGNQSLIRYHDKALYEANGYFVDSTLFQVFDYPLVAGNPKTALNEPNSIILSQELAQKYFGTEDPMGKIIELETQSANTLKVTGILAEIPRTTQVRPDFLVPMRLVGGGFLSQWFAYGLASYILVNDHFNAAAFEQKLPDFTKKYQPHSPGNPPPPSLHLQPLLDIHLNANYGGQIAPVSDIKNVYLFSALALFIILLACINFMNLATARSQNRSKEVGVRKVIGASRSQLIRQFLSESLILSGLALVLAIAIVYLALNLFNQLSGKYIQINFLSNPSLWLGLLSLTFFAGIVAGLYPAFYLSGFRPVQVLKGRFGGSTNGATLRKGLVVLQFAISIAMIVGTAVVYNQMQYVQNKRLGFDQDQMLVVNIPGNLDFKKSRTLKEELLQLPEVKQATLTSSIPADENWWRTPMHPMGKGNSKENSIIGFVLPTDFDFAKTFGLELKAGRFLNKSFITDTARAIMLNEAAVAGFGWQKPEDALGQRISYGGNDSIGSVVVGVLKDFNFQSLHQKVEPLIFSASSSRASFLVVKVQGADLPATLAKLEQKWNAFDAKHPFDFTFMNDRLQSQYQAEIRLGRIFAVFAGLAIFIACLGLFGLASFTTEQRTKEIGIRKVLGASVSNIMVMLSRDFVRLVLAANLIAWPIAWYGMSQWLQDFEYRTPISWWIFGIAAAAALLIALVTISVHSLKAAVSNPVTALRSE, from the coding sequence ATGTTAAAAAACTATCTGAAAATCGCGTTCCGTAACTTGTTACGCCACAAAGGGTATTCTTTTATAAATATTGCCGGACTGGCGGTTGGCATTGCTTGCTGCACGTTTATTCTGTTGTTTGTGCAGGACGAGCTTTCTTTCGAGAAAAACCATCGTAAAGCCAAAAATATTTACCGGCTCACGATTACCGTGGATAATAGCGGCACCCTGGAAAAAGCCGGCATTACTTCGCCGGCCATTGCGCCGCAGCTCAAGCAAGATTTCCCGGAAGTAAAGCAATTTGTCCGCTTTCTGAGTACTGGTAATCAATCTTTAATTCGCTACCACGATAAAGCCCTGTACGAAGCGAACGGCTATTTTGTAGATTCTACGCTGTTCCAGGTATTTGATTATCCGTTAGTGGCCGGCAATCCCAAAACCGCCTTAAACGAACCCAATTCCATTATCCTGAGCCAGGAACTCGCCCAAAAGTATTTCGGCACCGAAGATCCCATGGGTAAGATTATAGAACTGGAAACCCAATCCGCTAACACCTTAAAAGTAACGGGTATTCTGGCCGAGATCCCGCGTACTACCCAGGTGCGCCCGGATTTTCTGGTACCCATGCGCTTAGTGGGCGGCGGCTTTTTGAGCCAGTGGTTCGCGTACGGACTTGCTTCTTACATTCTGGTGAATGATCATTTTAATGCGGCCGCTTTTGAACAGAAATTACCGGATTTCACCAAAAAATACCAACCTCACTCTCCCGGTAATCCACCGCCGCCTTCGCTGCACCTTCAGCCTTTGCTGGATATTCACTTAAATGCCAATTACGGTGGACAAATAGCCCCCGTGAGCGATATTAAAAATGTGTACTTATTCTCGGCTTTAGCGCTGTTCATAATTTTACTGGCCTGCATTAACTTTATGAACCTGGCTACGGCCCGCTCGCAAAACCGTTCCAAAGAAGTTGGGGTACGCAAAGTAATTGGGGCTTCCCGCAGCCAGCTTATTCGGCAGTTCCTGAGCGAATCGTTAATTCTTTCGGGGTTGGCGCTGGTATTAGCTATTGCTATCGTGTATCTGGCGTTGAACTTATTTAATCAGTTATCCGGCAAATACATCCAGATCAATTTTTTAAGTAACCCGAGTTTATGGCTGGGCTTATTGAGCCTCACGTTTTTTGCGGGTATTGTAGCGGGTTTATATCCCGCCTTCTACTTATCGGGTTTCCGGCCGGTTCAGGTACTAAAAGGCAGATTCGGGGGCAGCACCAACGGGGCTACTTTACGGAAAGGCTTAGTCGTTTTGCAATTCGCTATTTCCATTGCCATGATTGTGGGTACGGCCGTGGTGTATAACCAAATGCAGTACGTGCAGAACAAGCGCCTGGGCTTTGATCAGGACCAAATGTTAGTGGTAAATATTCCGGGTAATTTGGATTTTAAAAAATCCCGGACCTTAAAAGAAGAACTATTGCAGTTACCGGAAGTAAAGCAAGCCACGCTCACCAGCTCCATTCCCGCCGACGAAAACTGGTGGCGTACGCCCATGCACCCCATGGGCAAAGGAAATTCCAAAGAAAATTCCATTATCGGGTTTGTGTTGCCCACCGATTTTGATTTTGCGAAAACCTTTGGCCTGGAGTTAAAAGCGGGCCGGTTCCTGAATAAAAGCTTTATCACCGATACGGCCCGGGCTATTATGCTCAACGAAGCCGCGGTAGCTGGTTTTGGCTGGCAAAAACCGGAAGATGCCTTAGGCCAGCGGATTAGCTATGGCGGCAACGATTCTATTGGCAGCGTAGTGGTAGGCGTACTTAAAGATTTTAACTTTCAATCGTTGCACCAGAAGGTAGAGCCTTTAATATTCAGCGCTAGTTCTAGCCGCGCTTCGTTTTTAGTAGTAAAAGTGCAAGGCGCCGACCTACCCGCTACCCTGGCCAAGCTCGAGCAAAAATGGAACGCTTTTGACGCCAAACACCCCTTTGATTTTACTTTTATGAACGATCGCTTGCAAAGCCAGTACCAGGCCGAAATACGCCTGGGCCGCATCTTCGCGGTATTTGCCGGTCTGGCTATTTTTATTGCTTGCTTGGGCTTGTTTGGTCTGGCTTCTTTCACCACCGAGCAGCGCACCAAAGAAATCGGTATCCGCAAAGTACTGGGCGCTTCGGTGAGCAACATTATGGTGATGCTATCCCGTGATTTTGTGAGGCTGGTGTTAGCCGCCAACCTGATTGCCTGGCCCATCGCGTGGTACGGCATGAGCCAGTGGCTGCAAGATTTTGAATACCGCACTCCTATTTCGTGGTGGATTTTTGGGATTGCCGCCGCTGCCGCTTTATTAATCGCCCTGGTTACCATTAGCGTGCATTCGCTCAAAGCCGCGGTGTCGAACCCGGTTACTGCCTTGCGGAGCGAATAG
- a CDS encoding DmpA family aminopeptidase, with translation MVSISKAFCLLILLIVVGAVRAQERKRAREYGLKIGILLPGKNNAITDVPGVKVGHVTLNEGETVRTGVTAIVPHSGNIFQEKVPAAVYVGNGFGKLAGSTQVQELGNLETPILLTNTLNVANAITALISYTLQVPGNEKVQSVNALVGETNDGYLNDIRGRHVTEVHARQAIQEANEGPVAEGNVGAGTGTVCFGFKGGMGTASRQLTPEQGGYTVGVLVQTNFGGVLQINGAPVGEELKNYLNEQMKAKADGSCMMVVATDAPVDARNLERMAKRALLGLGKTGGIAANGSGDYVIAFSTHPNLRIPHNTQAKTQTVTLLRNDEVTPLFLATIEATEEAILNSLFKAETLIGRDQHRIPALPIEQTLKILKKHDALQP, from the coding sequence ATGGTATCTATTTCTAAAGCATTCTGTCTGCTCATCCTGCTGATTGTGGTAGGTGCCGTACGGGCCCAGGAGCGGAAGCGAGCCCGCGAATACGGCCTGAAAATAGGTATTTTGCTTCCGGGTAAAAACAACGCCATTACCGATGTGCCCGGTGTAAAAGTAGGGCACGTAACATTAAACGAAGGTGAAACCGTCCGGACGGGCGTAACGGCGATTGTGCCCCATAGTGGCAATATTTTTCAGGAAAAAGTACCGGCCGCGGTGTACGTGGGCAATGGGTTTGGCAAATTAGCCGGTAGTACGCAGGTACAAGAATTAGGTAACTTAGAAACCCCTATTTTACTCACCAACACCTTAAACGTAGCCAACGCTATAACTGCTCTGATTAGCTATACGTTGCAAGTGCCGGGCAACGAAAAGGTGCAATCGGTAAACGCGCTGGTCGGCGAAACCAACGATGGGTACCTCAACGATATTCGGGGCCGGCACGTAACGGAGGTGCACGCGCGGCAAGCGATTCAAGAGGCAAATGAAGGCCCGGTGGCCGAAGGCAACGTGGGCGCGGGTACCGGCACAGTTTGTTTCGGCTTTAAAGGCGGCATGGGTACGGCTTCGCGGCAGCTTACTCCGGAACAGGGGGGGTATACCGTGGGCGTGTTGGTACAAACGAATTTTGGCGGCGTATTGCAGATAAACGGAGCGCCGGTGGGCGAAGAATTAAAAAATTACCTGAACGAACAAATGAAAGCGAAAGCCGATGGTTCCTGCATGATGGTGGTGGCTACCGATGCCCCCGTGGACGCGCGTAACCTAGAACGAATGGCCAAACGGGCCCTGCTGGGCTTAGGTAAAACCGGCGGTATTGCCGCCAATGGCAGCGGCGATTACGTGATTGCTTTCTCCACGCACCCCAATCTGCGTATTCCGCATAATACACAAGCAAAAACCCAGACCGTAACGTTGCTGCGCAACGATGAGGTAACGCCTTTGTTTCTGGCTACCATTGAAGCTACGGAAGAAGCTATTTTAAATTCTCTTTTTAAGGCCGAAACTTTAATTGGGCGCGACCAACACCGTATTCCGGCCTTACCCATTGAACAAACGCTTAAAATTTTAAAAAAACACGATGCCCTCCAGCCCTAA
- a CDS encoding aminotransferase class IV — MPSSPNLFVYHQQEIIPLEKAYLHISDLAVQRGYGIFDFFKIQNNVPLFLDDYLARFYESARLMDLPVPFTPDELKKVLYQLMAKNQIPESGIKMVLTGGYSEDGYTPAAPNLIITQQPVSLPTEEIIQQGIKIITYSFVRELAPAKTINYTTGIRLMKEVKAQGATDVLYYHNEVITEFPRSNFFIVTHDNQVRTPEQDVLKGITRKNVLELADKKYPTAAGTVTLTDLAQAKEAFLTSTTKRIIPIVQVNDQIIGNGQPGPVTLDLLQDLTTLENQHALVASF, encoded by the coding sequence ATGCCCTCCAGCCCTAACCTTTTCGTTTACCATCAGCAGGAAATTATACCACTAGAGAAAGCTTATTTGCACATCAGCGATTTAGCGGTGCAGCGGGGCTACGGCATTTTCGATTTTTTTAAAATACAAAACAACGTGCCTTTGTTTTTAGATGATTACCTGGCCCGTTTTTACGAATCCGCCCGGCTCATGGATTTGCCAGTGCCTTTTACTCCGGATGAGCTTAAAAAAGTGCTGTACCAGTTAATGGCGAAAAACCAGATTCCGGAATCGGGCATTAAAATGGTTCTGACTGGGGGCTACTCCGAAGATGGCTACACCCCCGCTGCTCCCAACCTCATTATTACCCAACAACCAGTAAGTCTGCCCACCGAAGAAATAATTCAGCAGGGAATTAAAATTATTACTTATTCTTTCGTGCGGGAGTTAGCCCCGGCCAAAACCATTAATTACACCACTGGCATCCGGCTGATGAAAGAGGTAAAAGCCCAGGGTGCGACGGATGTTTTATACTATCACAACGAGGTTATAACCGAGTTTCCGCGCAGTAATTTCTTTATTGTCACCCATGATAATCAGGTGCGCACCCCGGAACAAGACGTACTCAAAGGTATTACCCGCAAAAATGTACTGGAACTCGCCGATAAAAAATACCCCACCGCAGCAGGAACTGTAACGCTTACCGACCTGGCCCAAGCCAAAGAAGCCTTCCTGACCAGCACCACCAAGCGCATTATCCCCATTGTGCAGGTAAACGACCAAATTATCGGCAACGGCCAACCCGGCCCGGTAACCCTCGACTTACTGCAGGATTTAACGACCCTGGAAAATCAGCACGCGCTGGTAGCAAGCTTTTAA
- a CDS encoding carbohydrate-binding protein: MKLLKINSVNGNYLPTGGSLFINFLIAAAFCFTGCKQELELITPSENARQNTAHNETETTIYEAEQAFLSGAVISANQPGYTGTGFADYVHATDDFIEWTVNATAAGSFMLQFRYANGGTTNRPLKLQVNGVTAAANLAFSSTGGWATWSVSSTTANLIAGNNKIRLTTTGANGPNIDHLAVKVVVTQSGTLEAEQAFLSGAVVTTNQPGYTGSGFADYVHASGDFIEWTVNATTPGSFTLQFRHANGGTTNRPLQLQVNGTVVAASLAFSSTGSWANWAVSSATVSLVAGANKIRLTTIGSNGPNIDNLTYNTGSTKHTLYMVDNGFNRLVFLNQKDPSKNWTVSIPSGSRDLQLVANNKILVSHGNGAAEYDRTTGAKGWSISTYSGVSTAQRLANGNTLIGWSKGASGSTPAKVMLSEVNSAGKEVSKITINNITTFRLARRLADGHTLITGDTNNDLKYKVIEVDATGTIVWQQLLYGGKGYVANRLANGDTQATMGPVGNLYQPGKDDNKLLQLSPTGAIIKYWGGMTNHPKARLRKFSGYSVVPNGNILIANWLGDGNVGTGPHAVEFDGNNNLVWSWEDHSAAQTVTNLLVVE; this comes from the coding sequence ATGAAATTGTTAAAAATTAATTCGGTTAACGGCAATTATTTACCTACCGGAGGCAGTTTGTTTATTAATTTCCTTATTGCGGCGGCTTTCTGCTTTACAGGTTGTAAACAAGAGCTTGAATTAATTACTCCTTCGGAAAATGCTAGGCAGAATACTGCCCATAATGAAACGGAAACAACTATTTATGAAGCGGAACAGGCCTTTTTAAGCGGAGCGGTAATATCTGCTAATCAACCGGGTTATACCGGAACCGGATTTGCTGATTATGTACATGCAACAGATGATTTTATCGAATGGACGGTTAACGCTACGGCTGCCGGTTCGTTTATGCTGCAATTCAGGTATGCCAATGGCGGAACCACTAACCGACCTTTAAAATTACAGGTAAATGGAGTAACAGCTGCTGCAAATCTTGCTTTTTCTTCTACGGGCGGTTGGGCAACCTGGTCTGTTTCTTCGACAACCGCTAATTTAATTGCCGGAAACAATAAAATACGCTTAACCACAACCGGTGCCAATGGGCCCAATATCGATCATCTTGCAGTTAAAGTAGTTGTAACGCAATCCGGAACTCTTGAAGCAGAACAAGCCTTTTTAAGCGGAGCAGTAGTAACGACTAATCAACCCGGCTATACCGGTTCGGGTTTTGCCGATTATGTACATGCCTCCGGTGATTTTATCGAATGGACCGTTAACGCGACAACCCCCGGTTCCTTTACGCTGCAATTCAGACATGCCAATGGCGGCACTACTAACCGGCCTTTACAATTGCAGGTGAATGGCACCGTAGTTGCGGCAAGCCTGGCTTTTTCCTCCACAGGAAGTTGGGCGAACTGGGCGGTTTCTTCGGCAACGGTTAGTTTAGTAGCGGGAGCCAACAAAATACGATTAACTACCATTGGTTCTAACGGGCCAAACATCGATAACCTTACTTATAATACCGGCAGCACAAAGCACACGCTTTATATGGTTGATAATGGCTTTAATAGGCTTGTTTTCCTCAACCAAAAAGACCCTTCTAAAAACTGGACAGTATCGATTCCGAGCGGCTCGCGCGACCTGCAATTGGTCGCCAATAACAAGATACTCGTGAGCCACGGCAATGGCGCCGCCGAATACGACCGTACCACGGGCGCCAAAGGCTGGTCGATTAGTACCTATTCGGGTGTTTCGACGGCGCAGCGCCTGGCTAATGGCAATACATTGATCGGTTGGTCAAAAGGCGCTTCCGGCAGTACGCCCGCCAAAGTAATGTTATCGGAAGTAAATAGCGCCGGTAAGGAAGTTTCGAAAATAACGATCAATAATATTACTACCTTCCGCCTCGCTCGTCGGCTGGCGGACGGCCACACGTTAATCACCGGCGACACCAACAACGATTTAAAGTATAAGGTGATCGAGGTAGATGCGACCGGCACTATTGTCTGGCAGCAGTTGCTGTACGGTGGTAAGGGATACGTCGCTAATCGCCTTGCCAACGGCGACACGCAGGCCACGATGGGTCCTGTCGGCAACTTGTATCAACCCGGTAAGGATGACAACAAGCTGCTACAGCTCAGCCCGACTGGCGCTATCATCAAGTACTGGGGCGGCATGACCAATCACCCGAAAGCGCGGCTGAGAAAGTTCTCGGGCTACAGCGTTGTTCCCAACGGCAACATCCTCATTGCCAATTGGCTCGGCGACGGCAACGTCGGCACGGGGCCGCACGCGGTAGAATTCGATGGTAACAACAATCTGGTATGGAGTTGGGAGGATCACTCTGCCGCCCAGACCGTGACCAACCTTCTTGTAGTTGAGTAG